The following proteins are co-located in the Clostridiales bacterium genome:
- a CDS encoding LysM peptidoglycan-binding domain-containing protein, with product MKYIVQPWETWETIDTIASRFGVSENEMMKANPVLYSVPVYPGMTLEIPGHDIIALPAEGYIEYVVQPDDSIFGIANRFKLDYQKVVSQNPQIKNPNVIWPGQVIYLIYLGY from the coding sequence ATGAAGTACATCGTACAGCCATGGGAGACTTGGGAAACAATTGATACCATCGCTTCCCGCTTCGGCGTTTCCGAAAACGAAATGATGAAAGCAAATCCCGTACTGTATTCGGTCCCCGTTTATCCCGGAATGACGTTAGAGATCCCGGGTCACGACATAATTGCCCTTCCCGCGGAAGGATACATCGAATATGTGGTCCAGCCGGATGATTCTATTTTTGGCATCGCCAATCGATTTAAACTGGATTACCAAAAAGTTGTTTCCCAGAATCCGCAGATTAAAAATCCCAACGTCATCTGGCCCGGTCAAGTAATCTATCTGATTTATCTGGGGTATTAA
- a CDS encoding phosphatase PAP2 family protein yields MAKAFRYILQGDETIFHFINSKVKCRILDVLMPIVTHLGSACFTIVFALAALYTYWKTERVIAVYAATSLASSHIIIHFIKKAVDRPRPNITLSNVHTFNIPLYNYSFPSGHTTAAFSVAVSAAFLLPAFATIAIILAALVGFSRIYLGVHYPTDVIIGAFIGSTTAMFVKSILDYYFYTGSSIIIT; encoded by the coding sequence ATGGCGAAAGCGTTTCGATATATACTTCAAGGAGATGAGACAATCTTCCATTTTATAAACAGCAAGGTAAAATGCAGAATTTTGGATGTTCTTATGCCCATAGTCACACATTTGGGCAGTGCCTGTTTTACGATTGTTTTCGCACTTGCGGCACTTTACACCTATTGGAAGACAGAACGTGTGATTGCTGTTTATGCTGCGACTTCTCTGGCATCTAGCCATATTATCATTCATTTTATTAAAAAGGCTGTAGACAGACCAAGACCGAACATAACGCTGAGCAATGTACATACGTTCAATATACCACTATATAATTATTCCTTCCCATCAGGTCATACTACAGCAGCATTTTCCGTGGCTGTTTCGGCAGCTTTTCTTTTGCCGGCATTTGCTACCATCGCAATAATATTAGCCGCTTTGGTTGGATTTTCAAGAATCTATTTGGGCGTTCACTATCCTACGGATGTGATCATTGGTGCCTTTATCGGAAGCACCACTGCAATGTTTGTAAAATCAATTCTGGATTATTACTTCTATACTGGCTCCTCTATTATTATTACATAG